A part of Bacteroidales bacterium genomic DNA contains:
- a CDS encoding ABC transporter permease, producing MDKIKLTEDLFVYESIKEEAEKISRPSFTYWQDAFRRFKANKLVVGAFILLLIMVFLAIVVPIFSRYNYYQQDFNCINKWPFWEHFFGTDDLGRDLFVRCWEGARVSLFIGIMAAFINGGLGIIYGGLSGFLGGTIDMIMMRFVEIIISIPQLLWIILLILIMKPGIWPIIIAISATGWVQTARIFRGQVLQIRETEYVMASKIFRASNLWIIYKHLLPNAISPILINLTFIIPSAIFAEAFLSYIGLGLPLPMASWGNLAAGGASVIFIYPYQLFFPALLISITMLSFNIIGDGLRDAFDPKFRI from the coding sequence ATGGATAAAATAAAATTAACTGAAGATTTATTTGTATATGAGAGTATTAAAGAAGAAGCAGAAAAAATTTCAAGGCCTAGTTTTACTTATTGGCAAGATGCTTTTAGAAGATTTAAAGCAAATAAGCTAGTGGTGGGAGCTTTTATACTTCTTTTAATAATGGTTTTTTTAGCTATAGTTGTTCCTATATTTAGCAGGTACAACTATTATCAACAGGATTTTAATTGTATAAATAAATGGCCTTTCTGGGAACATTTTTTTGGAACCGATGATTTAGGGAGAGACCTCTTTGTTCGGTGTTGGGAAGGGGCACGAGTATCCTTGTTTATCGGGATTATGGCAGCCTTTATTAATGGAGGGTTAGGTATTATTTACGGGGGATTGTCTGGTTTTTTAGGTGGAACAATAGATATGATAATGATGCGATTTGTTGAAATTATTATTTCCATACCTCAACTGTTGTGGATTATTTTGTTAATACTTATTATGAAACCAGGAATATGGCCAATTATTATTGCTATTTCAGCTACTGGATGGGTGCAAACGGCTAGAATATTTAGAGGTCAAGTTTTACAAATTAGAGAAACGGAATATGTAATGGCTTCAAAAATTTTTAGAGCTAGTAATTTATGGATTATTTATAAACATTTATTACCAAATGCTATTAGCCCTATACTTATTAATTTAACATTTATTATTCCTAGTGCTATTTTTGCGGAAGCATTTCTAAGTTATATTGGATTGGGTCTACCTCTACCTATGGCCAGTTGGGGAAACCTCGCTGCCGGTGGTGCAAGTGTGATATTTATTTACCCTTATCAATTATTTTTCCCTGCCTTATTAATTAGTATTACTATGTTATCATTCAATATTATAGGAGATGGTTTACGTGATGCTTTTGATCCTAAATTTAGAATATAG